One region of Prochlorococcus marinus str. GP2 genomic DNA includes:
- a CDS encoding PAM68 family protein: MKKKQSKKKAQNKKKNDYTKKTVFANLEKTSSKITTPKQASTGIPKYVADRMARRIFFTAGIPTILGMSVFVISYIIVTRNIAEIPPSSTIAISALFFLIGLAGLSFGILSASWDKEPGSFFGIENIPMNIERAKAAFKPATQNFEDNN, translated from the coding sequence ATGAAAAAAAAGCAATCTAAAAAAAAGGCACAAAATAAGAAGAAAAACGATTACACTAAGAAAACTGTTTTCGCTAATCTAGAAAAAACATCTAGTAAAATAACTACTCCAAAGCAAGCATCAACTGGGATCCCTAAATATGTAGCGGATAGAATGGCAAGAAGAATATTTTTTACAGCGGGAATACCCACAATATTGGGAATGTCCGTATTTGTTATTAGCTACATTATCGTTACAAGAAATATTGCTGAAATCCCTCCTTCCTCAACAATAGCAATTTCAGCTTTATTTTTCTTAATAGGTCTCGCGGGATTAAGTTTTGGAATACTATCAGCTAGTTGGGATAAGGAACCTGGATCTTTTTTCGGTATTGAAAATATTCCAATGAACATAGAACGTGCAAAAGCAGCCTTTAAACCTGCAACTCAAAATTTTGAAGATAATAATTAA
- a CDS encoding DNA polymerase III subunit alpha codes for MGFVPLHNHSDYSLLDGASQISKIVDRACDLGMDSIALTDHGVMYGVLDLVKRCKERGIKPIIGNEMYVINGSIDDPQPKKEKRYHLVVLAKNHTGYRNLVKLTTISHLNGMRGRGIFSRPCIDKYLLNKYKDGLIISTACLGGEIPQAILKGRLDVAEDIALWYKKIFAEDFYLEIQDHGSIEDRIVNVELIKIGKKHQIKVIATNDAHYISNMDVESHDALLCVLTGKLISDEKRLRYTGTEYIKSEEEMLQLFQDHIDDESIREAVNNTVEISQKIEVFDLFGKYRMPKFPIKEDLDSFSLLSKLSNEGLLKRLKKNNLSEVDDNYKNRLSTELKIIKDMGFPDYFLVVWDYIKFARDNSIPVGPGRGSAAGSLVAYSLKITNIDPVEHGLLFERFLNPARKSMPDIDTDFCIDRRNEVIDYVTNRYGEDKVAQIITFNKMTSKAVLKDVARVLDIPYGEADKLAKLIPVVRGKPYKLKEMINNNSPSQEFRDKYINDDRVKKWVDLALRIEGTNKTYGVHAAGVVIASDPLDELVPLQRNNEGQIITQYSMDDIESLGLLKMDFLGLKNLTMIEKTVSLISESTGNSINIENLPQNDAKTFELIGRGDLEGIFQLESSGMKQVVKDFKPNSLEDISSILALYRPGPLDAGLIPKFINRKNGNEKVDFPHPFIKSILTETYGIMVYQEQIMKIAQDLAGYSLGDADLLRRAMGKKKVSEMVKHRNIFVDGSKKKGVNEKLANDLFDQMVLFAEYCFNKSHSTAYGAVTYQTAFLKAHFPVAYMAALLSVNSGSTDKMQRYIANCYSMGIEVIAPSINFSGVDFTIKNNQILFGLSAIKNLGDSAIRNIIENRNNFGIFKSLLDLCDRLPSNLLNKRSLESLIHCGALDEFSINNNRAQLLSDLEHVIEWASSRNRDRLSGQGNLFESKEHFSNISFSDSQLAKVDDYSLIEKLKLEKQLLGFYLSDHPLKHLTKPARLVSPISISHLEETKDRTKVSLVGMIPELKQITTRKGDRMAIVQLEDLSGSCEAVVFPKTYVRLSEFLLTDTRLLVWATIDKKSDKTQLIIDDCREIDNLKLLIINLESSQASDVRVQNTLRDCLIKFKPDKGKCGIKIPVLAAVRNTNNSITYVKFGDQFCIGDIQGVCKLLEDKSFQVNLKSLVS; via the coding sequence AGAGAGAGGTATAAAACCAATTATTGGTAATGAAATGTATGTGATTAATGGTTCTATTGATGATCCTCAACCTAAAAAAGAAAAAAGATATCATTTGGTTGTTTTAGCAAAAAATCATACTGGTTATAGGAATCTTGTAAAACTAACAACAATTAGTCACCTAAATGGCATGAGAGGTCGGGGTATTTTTTCAAGACCATGTATTGATAAATATCTTTTAAATAAATATAAAGATGGTCTGATAATTTCTACAGCCTGTCTTGGTGGCGAGATACCTCAAGCCATCTTGAAAGGAAGATTAGACGTAGCAGAGGATATTGCACTTTGGTATAAAAAAATATTTGCAGAAGATTTTTATCTAGAAATTCAAGATCACGGGTCTATAGAAGACAGAATTGTTAATGTCGAATTAATAAAGATTGGTAAAAAGCATCAAATAAAAGTAATTGCTACTAACGATGCTCATTACATTTCAAATATGGATGTTGAGTCACATGATGCTTTGCTTTGTGTATTAACGGGAAAACTAATTAGCGATGAAAAGCGATTGAGATATACCGGTACAGAATATATTAAAAGTGAAGAGGAAATGCTTCAACTTTTCCAAGATCATATAGATGATGAATCAATTAGAGAGGCAGTCAACAATACAGTAGAAATTTCTCAAAAAATTGAAGTATTTGATTTGTTTGGTAAATACAGAATGCCAAAATTTCCTATTAAGGAAGATTTAGATTCATTTTCTTTATTATCAAAATTATCTAATGAAGGCCTTTTAAAAAGACTTAAAAAAAACAATCTTTCAGAAGTTGATGATAATTATAAAAATAGACTATCTACGGAATTAAAAATTATAAAAGATATGGGTTTCCCAGATTATTTTTTGGTTGTTTGGGACTATATAAAATTTGCAAGAGATAACTCTATTCCGGTAGGACCAGGTAGAGGTTCTGCAGCAGGCTCGCTTGTAGCCTATTCTCTTAAAATTACAAATATAGACCCTGTTGAACATGGATTATTATTTGAAAGATTTTTAAATCCTGCAAGAAAGTCTATGCCAGATATTGATACGGATTTTTGTATTGATAGAAGAAATGAAGTTATTGATTATGTTACTAATCGATATGGAGAGGATAAGGTTGCGCAAATAATTACTTTCAATAAAATGACTTCTAAGGCAGTATTAAAAGATGTAGCAAGGGTATTAGATATTCCTTATGGAGAAGCTGATAAATTAGCTAAGTTAATACCTGTTGTAAGAGGGAAACCTTATAAACTTAAAGAAATGATTAATAACAATTCTCCAAGCCAAGAATTTAGAGATAAATATATTAATGATGATAGAGTCAAAAAATGGGTTGATTTGGCTTTAAGAATTGAAGGTACAAATAAAACATATGGGGTTCATGCTGCTGGAGTTGTTATTGCATCAGATCCTCTAGATGAACTTGTCCCTTTACAAAGAAATAATGAGGGACAAATAATAACTCAATACTCCATGGATGATATTGAATCACTTGGATTATTGAAAATGGATTTCTTAGGTCTTAAGAATCTTACGATGATTGAAAAGACAGTCTCTTTGATTAGTGAATCCACTGGAAATTCAATAAATATTGAAAATTTACCACAAAATGATGCTAAAACTTTTGAACTTATTGGAAGAGGAGATCTTGAAGGTATATTTCAACTAGAATCTTCTGGGATGAAACAGGTTGTAAAAGACTTTAAGCCTAACTCTCTTGAAGATATTTCATCTATCCTGGCTCTTTATAGACCTGGCCCGCTTGACGCTGGCCTAATACCTAAATTCATAAATCGAAAAAATGGTAATGAAAAGGTCGATTTTCCTCATCCTTTTATTAAGTCAATTCTTACAGAAACCTATGGAATTATGGTTTACCAAGAACAGATTATGAAAATAGCTCAAGACTTAGCCGGTTATTCCCTTGGTGATGCTGATTTACTTCGAAGAGCGATGGGGAAAAAGAAAGTATCAGAAATGGTAAAACATAGAAATATTTTTGTAGATGGATCTAAGAAGAAGGGTGTAAATGAAAAATTAGCAAATGATCTTTTTGATCAAATGGTTTTATTTGCAGAATATTGTTTTAATAAAAGCCACTCAACTGCATACGGCGCGGTAACTTACCAAACTGCATTTTTAAAAGCTCACTTTCCTGTTGCATACATGGCAGCTCTTTTAAGCGTCAATTCTGGATCAACCGACAAAATGCAAAGATATATTGCTAATTGTTATTCGATGGGAATAGAAGTAATTGCGCCAAGTATTAATTTTTCTGGAGTTGATTTCACTATTAAGAATAATCAGATCTTGTTCGGTCTATCTGCAATTAAAAATTTAGGAGATTCTGCAATACGAAATATAATTGAAAATCGTAATAATTTTGGAATCTTTAAGTCATTATTAGATTTGTGTGATCGTTTACCTTCTAATCTTCTTAATAAAAGAAGCCTTGAATCTTTAATTCATTGTGGAGCACTAGATGAGTTTTCAATTAATAATAATAGAGCTCAATTATTGTCAGATCTCGAACATGTCATTGAATGGGCTTCTTCACGAAATCGTGATAGATTATCAGGCCAAGGGAATCTATTTGAATCTAAAGAACATTTTTCTAATATATCATTTTCAGATTCACAATTGGCTAAGGTTGATGATTATTCTCTTATTGAGAAATTAAAGTTAGAAAAGCAGCTTTTAGGCTTTTACTTATCTGATCACCCGCTAAAACATTTAACTAAGCCTGCAAGGCTTGTATCTCCAATAAGTATTTCTCACTTAGAAGAAACTAAAGATAGAACCAAAGTCTCTCTAGTTGGGATGATTCCCGAGTTAAAACAAATCACTACTAGAAAGGGAGATAGGATGGCTATAGTTCAGCTTGAAGATCTTTCCGGAAGTTGCGAAGCAGTAGTTTTCCCTAAAACCTATGTAAGATTATCAGAATTTCTTTTGACTGACACTAGATTATTGGTGTGGGCTACAATAGATAAAAAAAGTGATAAAACCCAATTAATTATTGACGATTGCAGAGAAATAGATAACCTAAAATTACTTATTATTAATCTTGAAAGTTCTCAAGCATCTGATGTAAGGGTACAAAATACTTTAAGAGACTGTTTAATTAAATTTAAGCCAGATAAAGGGAAATGTGGAATCAAGATACCAGTTTTAGCTGCAGTAAGAAATACTAATAATAGTATTACCTATGTTAAATTTGGCGATCAATTTTGTATTGGTGACATACAAGGAGTATGCAAATTATTAGAAGACAAATCATTTCAAGTTAATTTGAAATCGCTAGTTTCTTAA
- a CDS encoding DMT family transporter, translating into MINIAKIEQKFNSLNKFNLVFASFFFSLMTLCVKNIDERIPIYELVLFRSLLSLIITLFIINLKNINPWGKNKPLLILRGVFGTLALVCIFYAIRNMPLSISTVIQYTYPIFISIFAGIFINEKITRNIIIALIIGWIGILIILNPSHLTNINVEIENFSILIAFLGAICTALAYVTVKKLSFTEDVYVIIEYFPLVSFITLLPIVLINWVTPNWNEVVWIIGIGLFTQLGQIFLTIGLKNLPASEASTINYLQVLFGSIWGILFFSEIIKINFLFGASLVLLGTIISTTKIIKRT; encoded by the coding sequence ATGATAAATATCGCAAAAATAGAACAAAAATTTAATTCATTAAATAAGTTTAATTTGGTATTTGCATCATTTTTCTTTAGTTTGATGACTTTATGCGTAAAAAATATTGATGAAAGGATACCTATTTATGAATTAGTTTTATTCAGATCATTGTTAAGTTTAATAATTACATTATTCATAATTAATCTAAAAAATATAAATCCTTGGGGCAAAAATAAACCATTACTCATCTTAAGAGGTGTTTTCGGAACTTTAGCTTTAGTTTGTATCTTTTACGCGATAAGAAATATGCCTTTAAGTATATCAACTGTCATTCAGTACACATATCCTATTTTTATATCTATATTCGCTGGCATATTTATAAACGAAAAAATAACTAGAAATATAATAATTGCTTTAATTATTGGCTGGATTGGAATATTGATAATATTAAATCCAAGTCATTTAACAAATATAAACGTTGAAATTGAAAATTTTTCTATTTTAATAGCATTTCTTGGAGCAATCTGTACTGCATTGGCTTACGTTACAGTAAAGAAACTTTCATTCACTGAAGATGTGTATGTAATTATAGAATATTTTCCACTTGTTTCTTTTATAACTTTATTGCCAATTGTATTAATCAATTGGGTTACACCAAATTGGAATGAAGTTGTTTGGATTATTGGCATTGGCTTATTTACTCAATTAGGTCAGATTTTCTTAACAATAGGATTAAAAAATTTACCCGCTTCTGAAGCTTCAACAATTAACTATTTGCAAGTTTTATTTGGGTCAATCTGGGGGATTTTATTTTTTAGTGAAATAATAAAAATAAATTTTTTATTTGGCGCCTCATTAGTTTTATTAGGAACTATTATATCTACTACCAAAATAATCAAAAGGACATAG
- a CDS encoding 23S rRNA (pseudouridine(1915)-N(3))-methyltransferase RlmH: MLQSNRLTIYAIGKIKKLWIRDGINQYKKRMPELIINESKTFNVNNLRSNNNIIICLSEEGKQFNSFELCSLLLNFKNKKINFLIGDADGISSDIKKNSDLILSLSPLTFPHELARLILIEQLYRSVSISNNSPYHRS, encoded by the coding sequence ATGCTTCAAAGTAATAGATTAACTATTTATGCTATCGGTAAAATAAAGAAACTTTGGATTAGAGATGGAATTAATCAATACAAAAAAAGAATGCCTGAACTTATCATTAATGAGTCAAAAACTTTTAATGTAAATAATCTTAGATCCAATAACAATATTATTATCTGCCTAAGTGAAGAAGGGAAGCAGTTTAATTCATTTGAATTATGTTCTTTACTCTTAAATTTTAAAAATAAAAAAATTAATTTCTTAATCGGTGATGCTGATGGAATAAGTTCAGATATCAAAAAAAATTCAGACCTTATTCTAAGTCTGTCTCCTTTAACTTTTCCTCATGAATTAGCCAGATTAATCCTAATCGAGCAACTCTATAGATCTGTTTCTATATCTAACAACTCTCCTTACCATCGTTCTTAA
- a CDS encoding Y-family DNA polymerase: protein MKISSIDAIALIDANNFYASCEQTINPQLRNKPVVILSNNDGCIIARSPEARALKIKMGTPYFKVKERLNKLDVAVLSSNYSLYGDMSRRLMNLLKNYCEQIEIYSIDEAFISISRSNDKNLYPWARNLRSLIYQNLGIPITVGIGENKVRAKIANKLAKNIDYSAGIFDLANTRNENNYLKKINVDEIWGVGKQTSNWLQSKGIKNARELRDMEENEIIKKLGIVGKRLQLELKGHKCLPIEESKKSKKEIQVSRSFGTPVTKLEDLTQALATHAIKASEKMRSLNLQSSDIRVFARTSRYSSQSYQRSAHRKLTNATDDTNSILKIVVELSKEIFNPEYKFSKAGVLMQDLTNSEYLQQSVINYKSQKELKKSANLMRTIDSLNRRFNKNAITWAITKNPKSWMMNKNFLSHSSTTDIKQIPTIVK from the coding sequence ATGAAAATTTCAAGTATTGATGCGATAGCTCTTATAGATGCTAATAACTTTTACGCGTCATGTGAACAAACTATTAATCCTCAATTAAGAAATAAACCAGTAGTAATTTTATCTAATAATGACGGATGTATCATTGCAAGAAGTCCTGAAGCACGTGCTTTAAAAATTAAAATGGGAACTCCATATTTTAAGGTCAAAGAAAGATTAAATAAATTAGATGTAGCAGTTTTAAGCTCAAACTACTCGCTTTACGGGGATATGAGTAGAAGGTTAATGAATTTACTGAAAAACTACTGTGAACAAATAGAGATTTATTCTATTGATGAAGCATTTATTTCTATTTCTAGATCTAATGATAAAAATCTATATCCTTGGGCAAGAAACCTAAGATCATTAATATATCAGAATCTAGGGATTCCCATAACAGTAGGAATAGGAGAAAATAAAGTAAGAGCAAAAATTGCGAATAAATTAGCTAAAAATATTGATTATTCGGCTGGAATATTTGATTTAGCTAACACCAGAAATGAGAATAATTATTTAAAAAAAATTAATGTAGATGAGATCTGGGGAGTCGGGAAACAAACCTCTAATTGGTTACAAAGTAAAGGTATTAAAAATGCAAGAGAATTACGAGATATGGAAGAAAATGAAATCATTAAGAAACTAGGCATTGTAGGGAAAAGATTGCAATTAGAACTTAAAGGTCATAAATGTCTACCCATAGAAGAAAGTAAAAAATCAAAAAAAGAAATCCAGGTAAGCAGAAGTTTCGGTACTCCTGTCACCAAATTAGAAGACTTAACTCAAGCACTGGCAACTCACGCAATAAAAGCGTCTGAAAAGATGAGAAGCCTGAATTTGCAATCATCCGATATTAGAGTATTCGCCAGAACCAGTAGATATTCAAGTCAAAGTTATCAAAGAAGTGCTCATAGAAAACTTACGAATGCAACAGACGATACAAATAGTATTTTAAAAATAGTAGTTGAATTATCTAAAGAAATTTTTAATCCCGAATATAAATTTTCAAAGGCTGGTGTTTTAATGCAGGATTTAACTAATAGCGAATATTTACAGCAGTCAGTTATAAATTACAAATCTCAGAAAGAACTAAAAAAATCAGCAAATCTTATGAGAACTATTGATTCATTAAATAGAAGATTTAATAAAAATGCAATTACATGGGCTATTACAAAAAACCCAAAAAGTTGGATGATGAATAAGAATTTCTTAAGTCACTCATCTACAACTGATATAAAACAGATACCAACTATAGTAAAGTAA
- the dnaG gene encoding DNA primase gives MVHSIHPRTIQEVKEKADIVDVISEHIVLKKKGKEFVGICPFHDDTKPSMTVSPSKQFYYCFSCGAGGNSIKFLMEFTRANFSDVVLSLAKKNNINVENLEGPQVEAYKKQLSRKEELYKILRVTKNWFKSQLNNSLGVEAKKYLTSKRNLSNKIIDNFELGFAPNSWNDLFNYLSKVEKFPINLILASGLAISKDNSDKIYDRFRNRLIVPIHDMQGRVVAFGGRSLDGQEPKYLNSPESEIFEKGKMLFAFEKASSNIRKRDKAIIVEGYFDVISLHSKGITNSVASLGTALNKYQISQLCRCTDNKNIILNFDSDNAGILATKRVIKEVESLSLHDQINLKILQLNDFKDPDEYLNRHTPEDYFNLIDNSSFWIDWEIDQIFKDKDLTKAEIFQSVISALVKLLSKLPQSSTRTHYLQKISERLSKGQARLAIQFEQDLRNQVKGFRWHGRSKKFEQPNEISRREKNESEIIFYYLHCPDLRLFIREEFLKREINGFNTNYIQNLWETIAKIEQNNLGLNYLNDLKQSNSQNLQKEFTAINIISLLPDYLALNNPESLNKINIFVNPNELFLTLLSNPKDNLLGTLSLLEKYNSLKRCRHLIESWGSQRLKTLENCISILIDNSSTGSSNTNKEIDDLFKDLNSDAIKFQELYYLERRHINLLDKQRCGNFIAS, from the coding sequence ATGGTTCATTCTATACATCCAAGAACTATTCAAGAGGTTAAGGAAAAGGCAGATATTGTTGACGTTATATCTGAACATATTGTTCTTAAGAAGAAAGGAAAGGAATTTGTGGGGATTTGTCCTTTTCATGATGATACTAAGCCATCAATGACAGTATCACCAAGTAAACAATTTTATTATTGCTTTTCTTGTGGTGCTGGTGGTAATTCTATTAAATTTTTAATGGAATTTACTCGAGCAAATTTTTCTGATGTTGTACTGTCTCTTGCCAAGAAAAATAATATTAATGTTGAAAACCTTGAGGGTCCCCAAGTAGAGGCTTATAAAAAACAATTATCTAGAAAGGAAGAGCTTTATAAAATATTAAGAGTTACCAAAAATTGGTTTAAGTCTCAATTGAATAATTCTCTAGGTGTTGAAGCCAAGAAATATTTAACATCAAAGAGAAATTTGAGTAACAAGATTATTGATAACTTTGAATTAGGTTTTGCCCCAAATTCATGGAATGATTTATTCAACTATCTATCTAAGGTAGAAAAATTTCCTATTAATTTAATATTAGCTTCAGGCCTCGCAATTTCTAAAGATAATTCTGACAAGATTTATGATCGTTTTAGAAATAGATTAATTGTTCCAATACATGATATGCAGGGAAGAGTAGTTGCTTTTGGAGGAAGATCTCTTGATGGTCAGGAACCTAAATACCTTAATTCTCCTGAATCAGAGATATTTGAAAAGGGCAAAATGTTGTTTGCATTCGAAAAAGCTTCTAGCAATATTAGGAAAAGAGATAAAGCCATTATTGTTGAAGGCTACTTTGATGTTATTTCTCTTCATTCAAAAGGTATTACTAATTCTGTTGCATCTCTCGGTACTGCATTAAATAAGTATCAGATTTCTCAACTATGTAGATGTACAGATAACAAAAATATAATTTTGAATTTTGATTCTGATAATGCTGGGATATTAGCTACAAAAAGAGTAATAAAAGAAGTGGAGAGTTTATCTCTTCATGATCAAATTAATCTTAAGATACTTCAACTAAATGATTTTAAAGATCCTGACGAATATTTGAATCGCCATACTCCTGAAGATTATTTCAATTTAATTGATAATTCATCCTTTTGGATTGATTGGGAGATTGATCAGATTTTTAAAGATAAAGATTTAACTAAGGCTGAAATTTTCCAGAGTGTTATTTCTGCATTGGTAAAATTGTTGAGTAAACTCCCTCAATCATCAACCAGAACTCATTACTTACAAAAAATTTCAGAACGATTAAGTAAGGGACAAGCTAGGTTAGCAATACAGTTTGAACAAGATTTAAGAAATCAAGTTAAGGGATTTCGTTGGCATGGTAGATCAAAAAAATTTGAACAACCAAATGAAATTTCTCGTCGTGAGAAAAATGAATCTGAAATAATTTTTTATTATTTACATTGTCCAGATCTTAGGCTATTTATTCGTGAAGAATTTCTTAAAAGAGAAATTAATGGCTTCAATACTAATTATATTCAAAATCTGTGGGAAACTATTGCAAAAATTGAACAAAATAATTTAGGTTTAAATTATTTAAATGATTTAAAACAATCAAATAGTCAAAATCTTCAAAAAGAATTTACAGCCATTAACATAATTTCACTTCTACCTGACTACTTAGCTCTTAATAATCCTGAATCATTAAATAAAATTAATATTTTTGTTAATCCAAATGAGTTGTTTTTAACTTTGCTGAGTAATCCTAAAGACAATTTACTTGGAACTTTATCTCTTCTTGAGAAATATAATTCTTTAAAAAGATGTAGACACTTGATTGAATCTTGGGGATCTCAAAGATTAAAAACTTTAGAAAATTGTATATCTATTCTAATTGATAATTCTTCTACAGGTTCCTCAAATACTAATAAAGAGATCGACGATCTTTTTAAGGATTTAAATTCAGACGCGATTAAATTTCAGGAATTATATTATTTAGAAAGGCGACATATTAATCTTTTAGATAAACAACGTTGTGGCAATTTCATCGCTAGTTAA
- the ruvA gene encoding Holliday junction branch migration protein RuvA codes for MINWINGELIELWQTNQKFFVLINCQGLGYEIQILESFFLKLKTNKLSNKNITLWIKHIKKEDSDLLFGFTSKDQKNFFIEVLSIRGIGSQIGMGILNKFSISEVINAIKLQNKKLICSVPGIGPKMGDRLILELKSKFKSEIQFEKEIVKDEFETKNSEINKMVDDLMLTLQSLNYKDKEIKTILPIVIKEADFHAKKENNLTFEYLLKLAMNYLDKDNSNVVI; via the coding sequence TTGATTAATTGGATAAATGGAGAGTTGATTGAGTTATGGCAAACTAATCAAAAATTTTTTGTTTTAATAAATTGTCAAGGATTAGGATACGAAATACAAATACTAGAATCCTTTTTTCTCAAATTAAAAACAAATAAGTTATCAAATAAAAACATCACTCTTTGGATAAAACATATTAAGAAAGAAGATTCAGATTTATTATTTGGCTTTACATCAAAGGATCAAAAGAATTTCTTTATTGAAGTTTTAAGTATTCGAGGTATTGGATCTCAAATTGGTATGGGGATATTAAATAAATTTTCTATTAGTGAAGTTATCAATGCAATAAAATTACAAAACAAAAAATTAATTTGTTCAGTGCCTGGTATAGGGCCAAAAATGGGTGATCGTTTGATTTTAGAATTAAAAAGTAAATTTAAAAGTGAAATTCAATTTGAAAAAGAAATAGTAAAAGATGAATTTGAAACTAAGAATTCTGAAATTAATAAAATGGTAGATGACCTTATGTTGACCCTTCAATCATTAAATTATAAAGATAAAGAAATAAAGACTATTTTGCCAATTGTTATTAAAGAAGCAGATTTCCATGCTAAAAAAGAAAATAATTTAACATTTGAATATTTATTGAAGTTAGCTATGAATTATCTAGATAAAGATAATAGTAATGTAGTCATATAA
- a CDS encoding LexA family protein: MNFFDSNTKIFKIPLLVDSVSAGFPSPADDYTEENIDLNEHLISNPFSTFFLRVKGDSMINAGIKDKDLIIVDKSLTARPGNIIIAMIDGEFTIKRLSIKNNELYLKAENHNYPDFRFKNHIDVQIWGVVIYSIHSYL; encoded by the coding sequence TTGAATTTCTTTGATTCAAATACTAAAATTTTTAAAATCCCCTTATTAGTAGATTCAGTATCAGCAGGATTTCCTTCTCCTGCAGATGACTATACAGAAGAGAATATTGATTTAAATGAACATTTAATATCTAATCCGTTTAGCACTTTTTTTCTTAGAGTTAAAGGTGACTCAATGATAAATGCAGGAATTAAAGATAAAGATCTAATAATAGTAGACAAGAGTTTAACAGCCAGGCCAGGGAATATTATCATTGCCATGATAGACGGGGAATTTACAATAAAAAGATTATCTATAAAAAATAATGAATTGTATTTAAAAGCAGAAAATCACAATTATCCTGATTTTAGATTTAAAAATCATATTGATGTACAGATATGGGGAGTTGTTATTTATTCAATACATAGCTATTTATGA
- a CDS encoding glycine zipper 2TM domain-containing protein yields MKFFYLTLLFCFFPIVQVNASTPKSVTCTRTEYREEYIPGTKSNPGYVKSYEVDVVIPCGGQSKAEKVDDNDCSEGSVIGGILGAGIALSSSRGKDRFWAVPAGGTAGALIGCQVDGG; encoded by the coding sequence GTGAAATTTTTCTATTTAACTTTATTATTTTGCTTTTTTCCTATAGTTCAAGTTAATGCTTCAACTCCAAAGTCAGTAACTTGTACAAGAACTGAATATAGAGAGGAGTACATACCTGGAACGAAATCAAATCCAGGCTACGTAAAAAGTTATGAAGTTGACGTTGTGATACCTTGCGGAGGTCAAAGTAAAGCTGAAAAAGTAGATGATAATGACTGTAGTGAAGGCTCTGTTATTGGAGGTATTCTTGGTGCTGGAATAGCACTATCCTCCTCAAGAGGTAAAGATAGATTTTGGGCCGTTCCCGCTGGCGGGACCGCAGGAGCACTTATTGGATGCCAGGTGGATGGTGGTTAA
- the rpsO gene encoding 30S ribosomal protein S15, with protein MSLDTAEKQKLIETHQVHPTDTGSVEIQVAMLSKRISKLSDHLQENIHDFASRQGLLKMIGKRKRLLSYIKDNNIQKYQDLVKKIGIRG; from the coding sequence ATGTCATTAGATACAGCTGAAAAACAGAAGCTTATTGAAACCCATCAAGTGCATCCAACTGATACAGGATCAGTGGAAATTCAAGTTGCAATGCTTTCTAAAAGAATTTCAAAATTAAGTGATCACCTTCAAGAAAACATTCATGATTTTGCATCAAGGCAAGGACTATTAAAAATGATTGGTAAAAGGAAAAGATTACTATCTTACATAAAAGATAACAACATTCAGAAATACCAAGATTTAGTAAAGAAAATTGGAATCAGAGGATGA